From the Pseudomonas lalucatii genome, the window AGCTCCAGGCACAGCTCGATGATCCGCTCGATGCTGTCGATGTTGTGCCGATGGGTGACGAAGTTCAGCACCATCGGATAGCCGGCGGCCTTGACCGCCCGGGCCATGGCCAGCTTCTGGGCGAAGGCCTTTCTGGAGCCGGCCAGCAGGTTGTTGACCTCCTCGTCGGCGGCCTGGAAGCTGATCTGGATATGGTCCAGGCCGGCCTCGCTGAAACTGGCGATGCGCTGCTCGGTGAGGCCGATGCCGGAAGTGATCAGGTTGGTGTAGTAGCCCAGGTCGCGGGCCGCGGCGATCAGCTCGGCCAGGTCCTGGCGCACCAGCGGCTCGCCGCCGGAGAAGCCCAGCTGCGCGGCGCCCAGCGCGCGGGCCTGGCGGAACACCTCGATCCACTCGGCGGTGGACAGCTCCTGGCCCTGCTGGCTGAAGTCCAGGGGGTTGGAGCAGTAGGGGCACTGCAGCGGGCAGCGGTAGGTCAGCTCCGCCAGCAGCCACAGCGGCGGGCCCGGCTGGCGGTCAGTGCAACTCGATCCAGAACTGGGCATGGGCTACCTCCATAAAGGCCAGGATGTCTTCGTCGATGCCCGGCACGTCGGGGAAACGCTCGCCCAGGGCGGCGATGATCTCGGCCACGCTGTGGCTGCCATCGACCTGCCGGAGGATCTCCCCGGCGCTGTCGTTGAGCTTGATCATGCCCTCCGGGTAGAGCAGCACGTGGCAGCCCTGGGCGGGTTCGAACTGCAGGCGGAAGCCGCGGCGCAGGCGCGGCACCTGCTCGATGGACAAGGGATTCATGGGGCGACTCCCCGGTGCCAGACCCGTTCGGCGGTCACCGTGTGGTAGGGCGGGCGCTGCAGCTCGTAGGCCATGCTCATGGCATCGAGCATGCTCCACAGCACGTCCAGCTTGAACTGCAGGATCTCCAGCATGCGCTGCTGGGACTCGGCCGTGCGGTAGTGCGCCAGGGTGATGCGCAGGCCGTGCTCGACGTCGCGACGCGCCTGGCCCAGGCGGGTGCGGAAGTAGGCGTAGCCGCCGGCGTCGATCCAGGGGTAGTGCTGCGGCCAGGCGTCCAGGCGCGACTGGTGGATCTGCGGGGCGAACAGCTCGGTCAGCGAGCTGCTGGCCGCCTCCTGCCAGCAGGCCCTGCGGGCGAAGTTGAGGTAGGCGTCGACGGCGAAGCGCACCCCGGGCAGCACCAGCTCCTGGGACAGCACCTGCTCGCGCGCCAGGCCCACCGCCTCGGCCAGGCGCAGCCAGGCCTCGATGCCGCCCTCCTCGCCGGTCGCGCCGTCGTGGTCGACAATGCGCTGCACCCACTCGCGGCGGGTGTCGCGTTCCGCGCAGTTGGCGAGGATCGCCGCGTCCTTGAGCGGGATGCACAGCTGGTAGTAGAAGCGGTTGGCCACCCAGCCCTGGATCTGTTCGCGGCTGGCGCGGCCCTCGTACATCGCCCGGTGGAACGGATGATGGATGTGGTAGTAGGCGCCCTTGGCGCGCAGCGCCTGCTCGAATTCGGCAGGGCTCATGGCGGACTGGCTCATCGGCCTGGCTCCTTACAGCTGGATGCTCATGCCGTCCCACGCCACCTCGATGCCATGGGCGCGCAGCTCGGCGCGCTCCGGCGAATCGGGGTCGAGGATCGGATTGGTGTTGTTGATGTGAATGAGGATCTTCTGCCGGGCCGGCAGGCCGTCGAGCACCTCGATCATGCCGCCGGGGCCGCTCTGGCACAGGTGGCCCATCTCGCTGCCGAGCTTGTCGCCGACCTCGCACTGGCGCATCTCGTCGTCGCGCCACAGGGTGCCGTCGACCAGCAGGCAGTCGGCGCGGCGCATCCAGCCCAGCAGCGCTTCATCCACCTGGCCGAGGCCCGGTGCGTAGAACAGCGTGCCGCCGCTGCGGCGGTCCTCGACGAACAGGCCGATGTTGTCGCCCGGGTGCGGGTTGCCGCGGTGCGGCGAGTAGGGCGGCGCGCTGCTGCGCAGGGGAATGGCGCTGATGGCCAGGTCCGGGCAGGCCGGGATGCCGAACGGCGCGCCGTCCAGCCCGATCAGGTGGTGCCGCAGGCCGCCGTTCCAGTGCGCGAGCATGCCGAACAGCGGGAAGCCGCTGCTGAGGTCCTGATGGACCATCTCGGTGCACCAGACCTGGTGCGGGCAACCCTCGCGCAGGGTCAGCAGGCCGGTGCAGTGGTCGATCTGGCTGTCGAGCAGGACGATCGCGCCGATCGCAGTGTCGCGCAGCCGGCGCGCCGGCTGCAGGGCCGGAAAGGACTCGAGCTGGGCGCGGATATCCGGCGAGGCGTTGCACAGTATCCAGTCCACGCCGTTGTCGCTCAGGGCGATCGAGGACTGGCTGCGTGGCTGCGCCCGCAGGCTGCCGTCGCGCACACCGCGGCAGTTGCGGCAGTTGCAGTTCCACTGCGGGAAGCCGCCGCCGGCGGCGGAGCCGAGAATCTGGATATGCATGGGAAATTCCGGGTGGGATGCCCCGACAGCGCCGGGGCCGGGCGACTCAACGGTTGGCGAAGTACATCGTCACTTCGAAGCCAATGCGCAGATCGGTGAAGGCGGGCTTAGTCCACATGGCGCGGTCCTCTCTTGTTATCCAGCCGGGACATTCCGGCCCTGTTAGTTATGCACCGGAGCGGCCCCCGGCTGAATGGTACTTTGGGAGGAGAGCAGGCTGGCTTTGGTAGCACAGTGCGTCGGCTGGCTCAGGCGCGGGCAGCAAGGGATCGGCCTGCGCACAAGCGAATGCGCCGTGCGCCATCGGCGCTATCTGCCGCACCCGGCGGGCACCGGCATGGGTCGGTCGATGGGGCGCGCCGCGCTCGAGGGCATCCTGCGAATCCGGGCGCGGCAATAAAAAACGCGGCCGAAGCCGCGTTGCGAGAGGGGTTTGCCACCGTACATCCCAGGCTGTCGCAGGCGGCGGCGCACCCGGCCCCGTGGGGCCGTCGCACAAGGAGGCCGGCACGCCGGAGAGAACGCGCCGGGTTGCAGGCTGTATCAGAAGAAGCCCAGCGGGTTGATGTCGTAGCTGATCAACAGGTTCTTGGTCTGCTGGTAGTGGTCGAGCATCATCTTGTGGGTCTCGCGGCCGACGCCGGACTTCTTGTAGCCGCCGAAGGCGGCGTGCGCCGGGTACAGGTGGTAGCAGTTGGTCCACACCCGCCCGGCCTTGATGCCGCGGCCCATGCGGTAGGCGCGGTTGATGTCGCGGGTCCACAGGCCGGCGCCGAGGCCGAACTCGGTGTCGTTGGCGATGGCCAGGGCCTCGGCCTCGTCCTTGAAGGTGGTCACCCCGACCACCGGGCCGAAGATCTCCTCCTGGAACACGCGCATCTGGTTGTTGCCCTTGAGCAGGGTCGGCTGGATGTAGTAACCGCCGGCCAGGTCGCCCTCCAGCGCCTCGGCGGCGCCGCCGGTGAGCAGCTCGGCGCCTTCGCGCTGGGCGATCTCCAGGTAGCCGAGGATCTTGTCGTACTGCTGCTCGGAGGCCTGGGCGCCGACCATGGTCTCGGTGTCCAGCGGGTTGCCGCGCTTGATCTGCTTGATCTTCTTCATCACCTCGGCCATGAACGCCGGGTAGATCGACTCCTGCACCAGGGCGCGGGACGGGCAGGTGCACACCTCGCCCTGGTTGAAGAAGGCCAGCACCAGGCCCTCGGCGGCCTTCTCGATGAAGGCCGGCTCGGCCTGCATGATGTCCTCGAAGAAGATGTTCGGGCTCTTGCCGCCCAGCTCCACGGTGCTCGGGATGATGTTCTCCGCCGCGCACTTGAGGATGTGCGAGCCCACCGGGGTGGAACCGGTGAAGGCGATCTTGGCGATGCGCTTGCTGGTGGCCAGGGCCTCGCCGGCCTCCTTGCCGAAACCCTGCACCACGTTGAGCACGCCCGCCGGCAGCAGGTCGCCGATCAGCTCCATCAGCACGCTGATCGACAGCGGCGTCTGCTCGGCCGGCTTGAGCACGATGGCGTTGCCGGCGGCCAGGGCCGGGGCCAGCTTCCAGGCGGCCATCAGCAGCGGGAAGTTCCACGGGATGACCTGGCCGACCACGCCCAGGGGCTCGTGGAAGTGGTAGGCGGCGGTGTGCTCGTCGATCTCGGCGGCACTGCCTTCCTGGGCGCGGATGCAGCCGGCGTAGTAGCGGAAGTGGTCGGCGGCCAGCGGCACGTCGGCGTTCAGCGTCTCGCGCACGGCCTTGCCGTTGTCCCAGGTCTCGGCCACGGCGAGCAGCTCGAGGTTGGCCTCGATGCGGTCGGCGATCTTCAGCAGGATCAGTGCGCGGTTGGCCACCGAGGTCTTGCCCCAGGCCTCGGCGGCGCCGTGGGCGGCGTCCAGGGCCAGCTCGATGTCGGCGGCGTCGGAGCGTGGGAATTCGCCGATCACCGAGGCGTCGACCGGGCTGGTGTTGGTGAAGTACTGGCCCTTGAGCGGAGCGACGAACTCGCCGCCGATGTAGTTG encodes:
- the pqqD gene encoding pyrroloquinoline quinone biosynthesis peptide chaperone PqqD gives rise to the protein MNPLSIEQVPRLRRGFRLQFEPAQGCHVLLYPEGMIKLNDSAGEILRQVDGSHSVAEIIAALGERFPDVPGIDEDILAFMEVAHAQFWIELH
- the pqqC gene encoding pyrroloquinoline-quinone synthase PqqC; this encodes MSQSAMSPAEFEQALRAKGAYYHIHHPFHRAMYEGRASREQIQGWVANRFYYQLCIPLKDAAILANCAERDTRREWVQRIVDHDGATGEEGGIEAWLRLAEAVGLAREQVLSQELVLPGVRFAVDAYLNFARRACWQEAASSSLTELFAPQIHQSRLDAWPQHYPWIDAGGYAYFRTRLGQARRDVEHGLRITLAHYRTAESQQRMLEILQFKLDVLWSMLDAMSMAYELQRPPYHTVTAERVWHRGVAP
- the pqqB gene encoding pyrroloquinoline quinone biosynthesis protein PqqB — translated: MHIQILGSAAGGGFPQWNCNCRNCRGVRDGSLRAQPRSQSSIALSDNGVDWILCNASPDIRAQLESFPALQPARRLRDTAIGAIVLLDSQIDHCTGLLTLREGCPHQVWCTEMVHQDLSSGFPLFGMLAHWNGGLRHHLIGLDGAPFGIPACPDLAISAIPLRSSAPPYSPHRGNPHPGDNIGLFVEDRRSGGTLFYAPGLGQVDEALLGWMRRADCLLVDGTLWRDDEMRQCEVGDKLGSEMGHLCQSGPGGMIEVLDGLPARQKILIHINNTNPILDPDSPERAELRAHGIEVAWDGMSIQL
- the pqqA gene encoding pyrroloquinoline quinone precursor peptide PqqA, which codes for MWTKPAFTDLRIGFEVTMYFANR
- a CDS encoding aldehyde dehydrogenase family protein; the encoded protein is MIYAKPGTPGSVVSLKPRYGNYIGGEFVAPLKGQYFTNTSPVDASVIGEFPRSDAADIELALDAAHGAAEAWGKTSVANRALILLKIADRIEANLELLAVAETWDNGKAVRETLNADVPLAADHFRYYAGCIRAQEGSAAEIDEHTAAYHFHEPLGVVGQVIPWNFPLLMAAWKLAPALAAGNAIVLKPAEQTPLSISVLMELIGDLLPAGVLNVVQGFGKEAGEALATSKRIAKIAFTGSTPVGSHILKCAAENIIPSTVELGGKSPNIFFEDIMQAEPAFIEKAAEGLVLAFFNQGEVCTCPSRALVQESIYPAFMAEVMKKIKQIKRGNPLDTETMVGAQASEQQYDKILGYLEIAQREGAELLTGGAAEALEGDLAGGYYIQPTLLKGNNQMRVFQEEIFGPVVGVTTFKDEAEALAIANDTEFGLGAGLWTRDINRAYRMGRGIKAGRVWTNCYHLYPAHAAFGGYKKSGVGRETHKMMLDHYQQTKNLLISYDINPLGFF